One window of the Populus nigra chromosome 4, ddPopNigr1.1, whole genome shotgun sequence genome contains the following:
- the LOC133692688 gene encoding tetraspanin-20 — MERNCCHVPLAFVLKLLNFLQAFIGISIIIYSFWMLDQWNNKVPVFPPSAPSPDSSFSSSSLLLLPSSESHSIQDLVFSDVVPRLENGFDFDLNSFQLPAPWFIYSFMGVGVILCCVTFIGCIAAESINGCCLCFYTVLKIVFILLEAALVAFIAIDRRWEKDLPFDPTGELQSLRIFVEENVDICKWAGITVLIIQALALLLAMILRAMVSTRRNEFDEDDFENVRGRTREPLINQSGQAFSPGTHSDIWTSRMREKYGLSTGDKPNLLNQNASMSTKSK; from the exons atggaacgCAATTGCTGCCATGTACCATTAGCATTCGTCCTAAAACTCTTGAATTTCCTTCAAGCATTTATCGgaatttcaataattatttactCATTTTGGATGCTTGATCAATGGAACAACAAAGTCCCCGTCTTTCCACCTTCTGCTCCTTCTCCAGATTCTTcgttttcctcttcttctctcttgctTTTGCCCAGCTCTGAGTCTCACTCGATTCAGGATCTTGTCTTCTCCGATGTGGTTCCTCGGTTAGAAAACGGGTTCGACTTCGACTTGAATTCCTTCCAGCTTCCGGCTCCTTG GTTCATCTACTCTTTTATGGGAGTGGGCGTTATATTGTGTTGCGTCACCTTCATCGGCTGTATTGCAGCTGAATCCATTAATGGCTGTTGCCTTTGCTTT TACACAGTACTCAAAATTGTATTCATTCTGCTAGAAGCAGCCTTGGTTGCATTCATTGCAATTGATCGTCGTTGGGAAaag GATCTTCCATTTGATCCAACTGGAGAACTGCAGAGCCTTCGTATTTTCGTTGAAGAAAATGTTGATATATGTAAATGGGCTGGTATCACAGTGCTCATAATTCAG GCACTAGCTCTGTTACTAGCAATGATTCTGCGAGCTATGGTTTCCACTCGGAGAAATGAGTTTGATGAGGATGATTTTGAGAATGTTAGAGGTAGAACTAGGGAGCCACTCATAAATCAGTCAGGCCAAGCATTTAGTCCAGGGACTCATTCAGACATCTGGACCTCACGGATGAGAGAGAAG TATGGGCTGAGCACCGGAGATAAACCCAATCTACTTAATCAGAATGCATCAATGAGCACGAAATCCAAGTAA